In Erigeron canadensis isolate Cc75 chromosome 7, C_canadensis_v1, whole genome shotgun sequence, one DNA window encodes the following:
- the LOC122609567 gene encoding copper transporter 2-like, with the protein MSHDMPMMMPMPMPNDNNTMSDMSTMHMTFFWGSNVVMLFNDWPNGKLGMYILALVLVFLVAVAIQFLSEFQPIKTGASPFVGALAQALFYGLRMALAYLVMLAVMSYNLGVFIFAVLGHTVGFFLVKYRAALKAKNDLV; encoded by the coding sequence atgtctCATGACATGCCAATGATGATGCCCATGCCAATGCCTAATGATAATAACACCATGAGTGACATGAGCACAATGCACATGACCTTCTTTTGGGGCTCAAATGTTGTTATGCTTTTTAATGATTGGCCTAATGGTAAATTAGGCATGTACATATTGGctttggttttggtctttctcGTAGCCGTAGCAATCCAGTTTCTATCCGAGTTTCAACCCATCAAGACGGGTGCAAGTCCATTTGTCGGTGCGTTGGCTCAGGCTTTGTTTTATGGACTTCGGATGGCTCTTGCTTACTTAGTAATGTTGGCTGTGATGTCCTACAATCTTGGTGTTTTTATTTTCGCCGTCTTGGGACATACCGTTGGGTTTTTTCTTGTCAAGTATAGAGCGGCTTTGAAAGCCAAGAATGATTTAGTATAA